In Gimesia sp., the following are encoded in one genomic region:
- a CDS encoding CNNM domain-containing protein, whose protein sequence is MIALIDTIAIWFPGALALLALICASGFFSGSETAIFYLSRAELRQFSKGKSSEQVVAALAADADRLLTAVLFWNLLINLSYFAVAGVIAKELADEGQPAAAGFFTVGSLLAIILFGEVLPKSLSIVFRKRIAILVSWPLAFSIRVLDPVIPLLQNISRLMRRTFWPHIQKESYLHSEDLERAVDASGASEEVIRHERQILHNILDLSEILVEEAMRPRGTYLTFKMPLQLEDLTRITPNTDYIILRKQGVDSEEIDRIISLSELSSFSTSSLNKKSKRVIHVPWCSNLADVYTRFQAEECNFASVVDEYGETIGIVAFDDIIDTILSPEPSRARRILRRDPVREVESGVYHVEGITTLRYLCRKLQQEYEIADDGLLTVAGMFHEKLERIPEVGDVCDWQGYQLEVIEVRKLGHLVAELKPQPPGDSEEEED, encoded by the coding sequence ATGATCGCATTAATTGATACGATTGCAATCTGGTTTCCCGGAGCTCTGGCTCTGCTGGCTCTGATCTGTGCCTCCGGATTTTTTTCCGGTAGTGAGACTGCCATCTTCTATCTCTCTCGGGCTGAGCTTCGCCAGTTCAGCAAGGGAAAGTCCAGCGAACAGGTTGTTGCTGCTCTGGCCGCCGATGCGGATCGCCTGTTGACAGCGGTCCTGTTCTGGAACCTGCTGATCAACCTGTCCTACTTTGCGGTCGCCGGTGTGATTGCCAAGGAATTAGCTGACGAGGGACAGCCTGCTGCTGCCGGATTTTTCACGGTGGGCAGCCTGTTGGCGATCATTCTGTTTGGAGAAGTGCTTCCCAAAAGTCTTTCGATTGTATTCCGCAAGAGGATTGCGATCCTGGTCAGCTGGCCGCTGGCATTTTCGATACGCGTGCTGGATCCGGTGATCCCACTGTTACAGAATATCAGTCGTCTGATGCGGCGGACTTTCTGGCCGCATATTCAGAAAGAGTCATACCTGCATTCCGAGGACCTGGAACGTGCTGTCGATGCCTCGGGGGCGAGTGAGGAAGTGATTCGCCACGAGCGGCAGATCCTGCATAATATCCTGGACCTTTCGGAAATCCTCGTTGAAGAGGCGATGCGTCCCCGGGGGACCTATCTCACGTTCAAAATGCCTCTGCAGCTGGAAGACCTCACACGGATTACTCCCAATACCGATTACATCATCCTCCGCAAACAGGGCGTCGACTCAGAAGAAATCGATCGCATTATTTCCTTATCCGAGTTGTCTTCGTTTTCTACTTCTTCGCTGAATAAAAAATCGAAGCGGGTAATTCATGTGCCCTGGTGTTCGAACCTGGCAGACGTCTACACCCGGTTTCAGGCAGAAGAGTGTAACTTCGCCTCGGTCGTCGACGAATACGGAGAGACGATCGGCATTGTCGCTTTTGATGATATCATCGATACCATTTTGTCTCCGGAACCGAGTCGCGCCAGGCGCATTTTACGCCGCGATCCGGTGCGTGAGGTCGAGTCGGGTGTGTACCATGTCGAGGGCATCACGACCCTGCGTTATCTCTGTCGCAAGCTGCAGCAGGAATATGAAATTGCCGATGACGGCCTGCTGACCGTAGCCGGCATGTTCCACGAAAAACTGGAACGCATTCCTGAAGTGGGCGATGTCTGCGACTGGCAAGGATATCAGCTGGAAGTAATCGAAGTCCGTAAGCTGGGGCACCTGGTGGCGGAACTCAAGCCTCAGCCACCTGGTGATTCTGAAGAGGAAGAAGACTGA
- a CDS encoding inositol-3-phosphate synthase, which produces MTQQRIGIWIIGAWGGVATTAAVGLSALTKGLTGTSGLVSENPYFKKLNLRDWDQFVIGGHEIRDTSFVEAAKYFSENSGVFHPALLQAVEEDLKSYDENVKPGTLIHVGDTIRSLAGDAVRKFDTETLQETLARLTADIKEFQEKHDLGHVVVVNLASTEPPVDEAAKSLSLAELKDALENGVTSPVPASSLYAIAAMEAGCSHLNFTPSAATDLPAMIELAEEKQVLHGGRDGKTGETLMKSVLAPMFAHRNLNVMSWVGHNIFGNLDGKVLDDPVNKSNKVHSKDHLLTEILGYKPQTLVSIEYIESMGDWKTAWDHIHFQGFLDTKMALQFTWQGTDSILAAPLMLDMVRFTEREWRRGGRSGVMSYLSSFFKSPMQATTPEFERQYQQLEAWADAVSEE; this is translated from the coding sequence ATGACGCAACAACGTATCGGGATTTGGATTATCGGAGCATGGGGCGGTGTGGCTACCACAGCTGCAGTGGGGCTTTCCGCATTGACGAAAGGCCTGACCGGCACCAGCGGTCTTGTTTCAGAAAATCCCTACTTCAAGAAACTGAACCTGCGCGACTGGGATCAGTTCGTCATCGGCGGTCACGAAATCCGCGATACCTCGTTTGTCGAAGCCGCGAAATACTTCAGTGAAAACTCAGGCGTGTTCCACCCCGCGCTGTTGCAGGCCGTCGAAGAGGACCTCAAGTCCTACGATGAAAACGTCAAGCCGGGAACGCTGATCCATGTAGGAGATACGATTCGATCTCTCGCCGGTGATGCCGTTCGTAAGTTCGATACAGAAACTCTGCAGGAAACCCTGGCCCGTCTGACTGCGGATATCAAAGAGTTCCAGGAAAAGCATGATCTGGGCCACGTCGTTGTGGTCAACCTGGCTTCCACGGAACCGCCGGTCGATGAAGCAGCGAAATCGCTCAGCCTGGCTGAACTCAAAGACGCCCTCGAAAACGGAGTGACATCTCCGGTTCCCGCCAGTTCGCTGTATGCGATTGCCGCGATGGAAGCCGGCTGTTCGCATCTCAACTTCACTCCTTCCGCAGCCACCGATCTGCCGGCGATGATCGAACTGGCAGAAGAGAAGCAGGTTCTGCACGGAGGACGGGACGGTAAGACCGGTGAGACTCTGATGAAGAGTGTACTGGCCCCGATGTTTGCTCATCGCAACCTGAATGTGATGAGCTGGGTCGGACATAACATCTTCGGAAACCTGGACGGCAAAGTGCTGGACGATCCGGTTAATAAGTCGAACAAGGTACATTCAAAAGACCATCTACTGACCGAAATCCTGGGATACAAGCCGCAGACACTAGTCTCCATCGAATACATTGAATCGATGGGTGACTGGAAGACCGCCTGGGACCACATTCACTTCCAGGGCTTCCTCGATACCAAGATGGCGCTGCAGTTTACCTGGCAGGGAACCGATTCGATTCTGGCTGCTCCCCTGATGCTCGACATGGTTCGCTTTACCGAACGGGAATGGCGGCGGGGTGGTCGCAGCGGTGTGATGTCGTATCTGAGTTCGTTCTTCAAGAGCCCGATGCAGGCAACCACGCCCGAATTTGAACGACAGTACCAGCAGCTGGAAGCCTGGGCCGACGCCGTTTCCGAGGAATAG
- a CDS encoding UbiA family prenyltransferase encodes MSDIILGFLLTHNSFEPRLDFGLLLVASAGLYLAGMVFNDVFDRKVDAEERPSRPIPSGRISTRNAAVLGGMLMLAGVGAAQTVGTQSLIVAGLLVVAILGYDVILKKTFLGPVMMGSCRFLNLMLGASAVAREINLWVKPQLRIAAAMGLFIMGLTWFARMEAKQSHRGHLVGGLLVINAGLGGLVWMLATYPWPREINLTMVLAAAGVVILTINRRLVQAILNPAPQNVQIAVKTMLISYVMLNAIMVFVWTTNPAYAILTAALLLPTILLSRWMAVT; translated from the coding sequence ATGTCGGACATCATCCTGGGGTTTCTGCTGACGCATAATTCGTTTGAGCCACGGCTGGATTTCGGATTATTACTGGTCGCATCAGCGGGCCTGTACCTCGCGGGTATGGTCTTCAACGATGTGTTCGACCGGAAAGTGGATGCCGAAGAACGGCCGTCACGGCCGATTCCTTCCGGACGCATATCTACTCGGAACGCTGCGGTGCTGGGTGGTATGTTGATGCTGGCCGGTGTCGGGGCAGCGCAGACGGTGGGGACGCAGAGCCTGATTGTCGCCGGCCTGCTGGTTGTCGCGATTCTGGGCTATGACGTGATTCTGAAGAAGACATTCCTTGGTCCGGTCATGATGGGCAGCTGCCGTTTCCTGAACCTGATGCTGGGGGCCAGTGCGGTGGCACGCGAGATCAATCTGTGGGTCAAACCACAATTACGCATCGCGGCTGCCATGGGACTCTTCATTATGGGGCTCACCTGGTTTGCCCGTATGGAAGCGAAACAGAGTCATCGCGGCCACCTTGTTGGTGGCCTGCTGGTGATTAACGCTGGTCTCGGCGGCCTGGTCTGGATGCTGGCGACCTATCCCTGGCCGCGGGAAATCAATCTGACGATGGTCCTGGCGGCGGCAGGTGTGGTGATTCTGACCATCAACCGGCGGCTGGTGCAGGCCATTCTGAACCCCGCCCCCCAGAACGTGCAGATCGCCGTCAAGACGATGCTCATCTCGTACGTGATGCTGAACGCGATCATGGTCTTTGTGTGGACGACCAACCCTGCCTACGCGATTCTGACGGCGGCGTTGCTGCTGCCCACGATCCTGCTCTCCCGCTGGATGGCGGTCACCTGA
- a CDS encoding CHAD domain-containing protein, producing MSYQFEQGESLADGVRRIAGHQVHKAIQELQDSESDRHEAIHEVRKRFKKLRGLIRIVRSGLGDDYSRINVWYRDAGRRLSRVRDAESMLESLAKLKKRFDDPAYVDLFAAFERCFQERKQQLVEEWIDLDQELQQLCDELQTAHQQIDEWKIKGKSDKILKTGLQRNYRRGAEALAELYVQPHDELFHECRKRSKYLMYHLRLLKKIWEPIMAAQLEELDQLNDYLGDDHDLAVMTSQLTSEPERFGATSDVDQLITLIGQQREELQSAGLALADRIYAEQPKAFAQRLQAYWKLWQNQSS from the coding sequence ATGAGTTATCAGTTCGAACAAGGTGAATCACTGGCAGACGGCGTGCGTCGGATTGCCGGTCATCAGGTGCATAAGGCAATCCAGGAACTGCAGGATTCAGAATCGGACCGGCACGAGGCCATTCATGAAGTTCGCAAACGGTTCAAGAAACTGCGGGGGTTGATTCGAATCGTCCGGTCGGGACTGGGAGACGACTACAGCCGCATCAATGTCTGGTATCGCGATGCAGGACGCAGGCTGTCCCGCGTACGCGATGCGGAATCGATGCTGGAATCTCTGGCGAAACTCAAGAAACGCTTCGACGATCCCGCGTACGTAGACCTGTTTGCCGCTTTTGAACGCTGCTTCCAGGAACGCAAGCAGCAGCTGGTGGAAGAGTGGATTGACCTGGATCAGGAACTGCAGCAGCTGTGTGATGAACTACAGACTGCACACCAGCAGATTGACGAGTGGAAGATCAAAGGCAAATCGGACAAGATTCTCAAAACCGGATTGCAGCGGAATTACCGTCGCGGTGCTGAGGCTCTGGCGGAACTGTACGTGCAACCTCACGATGAACTCTTTCACGAGTGCCGCAAACGTAGCAAGTATCTGATGTATCATCTGCGGCTGCTGAAAAAAATCTGGGAGCCGATCATGGCAGCCCAGCTTGAGGAACTCGATCAGTTAAATGACTACCTCGGCGATGATCACGATCTGGCGGTGATGACCAGTCAGCTGACCAGCGAACCGGAGCGGTTCGGCGCGACCAGCGACGTCGATCAACTCATAACGCTGATCGGTCAACAGCGGGAAGAACTACAATCAGCGGGCCTGGCACTGGCCGATCGCATCTATGCGGAACAGCCCAAAGCATTCGCCCAGCGTCTGCAGGCTTACTGGAAACTGTGGCAGAACCAGTCGTCGTAA
- a CDS encoding multidrug effflux MFS transporter: MSVKREPVAISFAEFVAMMALMQSLVALSIDAMLPALTEIGQDLGAREANDSQLIVSFLFLGLAFGQGVYGPLSDTTGRKPAVYLGFGLFLTGSLFSLFATDLNVMLGGRFLQGLGLAAPRCVIVAIVRDQYEGPAMARVMSFVMTIFIFVPAIAPTLGQGILLIAHWRAIFAALLVCGLLTLAWFALRLPETLSVERRIPFSVARIKSAVIEVCSHRVSLGYTISLGLISSAFLGYLSSAQQIFQKQYKLGTMFPLYFAILALCIGSASFVNGRLVMRFGMQNLSRWSKQFSTVISLLFFVYVLSTGGQPPLWTMMGYMMIILFCFGIMYGNLNAMAMEPLGHIAGIGAAVMGALSTLISVPCGILIGHSYNGTVIPVISGFMLSGVLIVVVMHWVESAPTQPTEETA; the protein is encoded by the coding sequence TTGAGTGTGAAACGAGAACCCGTCGCGATTTCCTTTGCGGAATTTGTGGCGATGATGGCTTTGATGCAGTCGCTGGTAGCACTTTCGATCGATGCGATGCTGCCTGCCCTGACAGAAATCGGTCAGGATCTGGGTGCCCGTGAAGCCAATGACAGCCAGCTGATTGTCTCCTTTCTGTTTCTGGGACTCGCGTTCGGGCAGGGCGTGTATGGTCCACTCTCAGATACCACCGGCCGAAAACCAGCTGTCTACCTCGGATTCGGTCTGTTTCTGACAGGCAGTCTGTTTTCACTGTTTGCTACAGATCTGAACGTAATGCTCGGGGGGCGGTTTCTCCAGGGGCTCGGGCTGGCAGCGCCCCGGTGTGTCATCGTGGCGATTGTCCGCGATCAGTACGAAGGCCCCGCGATGGCCCGGGTGATGTCGTTCGTGATGACGATCTTCATTTTTGTTCCGGCGATCGCACCCACCCTGGGTCAGGGGATTTTACTGATCGCACACTGGCGCGCCATCTTTGCTGCGCTCTTGGTCTGCGGACTGCTGACCCTGGCCTGGTTTGCGCTGCGTCTGCCCGAGACGCTGAGCGTAGAACGGCGGATTCCCTTCTCAGTCGCGCGCATCAAGTCTGCTGTGATTGAAGTCTGCTCACACCGCGTTTCACTCGGTTACACGATATCTTTGGGGTTGATCTCCAGTGCGTTCCTGGGATATTTAAGTTCCGCCCAGCAGATCTTTCAGAAACAGTACAAACTGGGAACCATGTTTCCGCTGTACTTCGCCATCCTGGCCCTCTGTATCGGCAGTGCTTCGTTTGTGAACGGGCGACTGGTCATGCGGTTCGGGATGCAGAACCTGTCGCGGTGGTCCAAACAGTTTTCGACGGTCATCTCCCTGCTGTTCTTCGTGTACGTTCTGAGTACGGGAGGACAGCCCCCGCTGTGGACGATGATGGGCTACATGATGATCATTCTGTTCTGCTTTGGGATCATGTATGGCAATCTGAATGCGATGGCAATGGAGCCACTGGGGCATATCGCCGGCATCGGAGCGGCGGTGATGGGCGCACTTTCTACGCTGATCTCGGTTCCCTGCGGGATTCTGATTGGTCACAGTTATAACGGCACCGTCATTCCGGTCATCAGTGGATTCATGCTGTCCGGAGTGTTGATTGTGGTTGTGATGCACTGGGTGGAATCCGCGCCGACACAACCCACGGAAGAGACTGCCTGA
- a CDS encoding ABC transporter permease codes for MFNNPIFIREALTSPRQIRHYLIRSGYVAAVFILIFTAGQTILGTQQIQTTTIGEFARLGNLIFQMISFLQLLLVMFFTLLFSAGSIAQEKDRGTLILLLMTELKDRELVSGKTQSSLLIVYVLLAASVPVCVFLHLLGGVELAQILWMELICLITVYATGSWAALVAFWREKTFQTLAISVLGMVVFLGVMELLVGLIGPTSALRPWIAGLDPFRALYEILNPLSLNTGLSPISVSAWPSLISLAVLGIALRVFTVFRLRVWNPSRSVYKATPKAEKEGEAQAEQQPVIVKEKSRAIWSNPVIWREIMTKAYGRKVFVIKLAYFLLAGFLLWSATSSEAAAAGMLYLGVIPPQGLAFAGIAWLSLVLANTQAVTSITSEKDSKTLELLLVTDISAKEFVLGKLGGIFYNSKELILVPVLILCYLVAQGAFSVEGFLCALIGFLALMIFSIVLGLHMGLTYDNSRSAIGGSLGTMFFLFIGIGIFMILLVQARSSFALQLQSFLVFIVVGSAALHSALTHRNPSRALAISAWLLPFLTFYAITSFLLGGTLGVLVTILFAYGLPVLSMYIPAVSEFDVALGKTTYDKG; via the coding sequence GCCGGCCAGACAATCCTGGGAACTCAGCAGATTCAGACCACCACCATTGGTGAATTTGCCCGGTTGGGAAATCTGATCTTTCAGATGATCTCGTTTCTGCAGTTGCTGCTGGTGATGTTTTTTACACTTCTGTTTTCTGCGGGAAGCATTGCGCAGGAAAAAGACCGCGGCACCCTGATTCTGCTGCTGATGACCGAACTCAAGGACCGGGAGTTGGTCAGCGGGAAAACCCAGTCCAGTCTGCTGATTGTGTATGTTTTGCTGGCGGCGTCGGTCCCCGTGTGTGTCTTCCTGCATCTGCTGGGAGGCGTCGAACTGGCGCAGATTCTCTGGATGGAACTGATCTGCCTGATCACCGTTTATGCCACGGGAAGCTGGGCCGCCCTGGTGGCGTTCTGGCGGGAGAAAACATTCCAGACGCTGGCGATCAGCGTCTTGGGGATGGTGGTCTTTCTGGGAGTTATGGAACTGCTGGTCGGTCTGATCGGACCCACATCAGCACTTCGCCCCTGGATCGCCGGCCTCGATCCTTTCCGAGCACTGTATGAAATTCTGAATCCGCTCTCGCTGAATACCGGTCTTTCGCCGATCTCCGTGAGTGCCTGGCCTTCCCTGATCAGTCTGGCGGTACTGGGAATCGCATTGCGGGTGTTTACCGTTTTCCGGCTGCGTGTCTGGAATCCGTCCCGCTCGGTTTACAAAGCAACCCCCAAAGCAGAGAAAGAAGGGGAAGCCCAGGCCGAACAGCAACCAGTCATCGTCAAAGAAAAGTCACGTGCCATCTGGTCGAACCCGGTCATCTGGCGTGAGATCATGACGAAGGCCTACGGTCGCAAGGTGTTTGTGATCAAGCTGGCTTACTTTCTGCTGGCCGGTTTCCTGCTCTGGTCGGCGACCAGTTCCGAAGCGGCCGCGGCTGGAATGCTGTACCTCGGAGTAATTCCACCTCAGGGGCTCGCGTTTGCCGGGATTGCCTGGTTGAGCCTGGTATTGGCGAATACTCAGGCGGTGACGTCGATCACCTCGGAAAAGGACAGTAAAACACTTGAGTTGCTGCTGGTGACCGATATTTCGGCGAAGGAATTCGTGCTCGGCAAGCTGGGCGGTATTTTCTATAACAGCAAAGAACTGATCCTGGTGCCCGTCCTGATTCTGTGCTACCTGGTGGCACAGGGGGCGTTTTCAGTGGAAGGTTTCCTGTGTGCACTGATCGGATTCCTGGCGTTGATGATCTTCTCGATCGTGCTCGGTCTGCACATGGGATTGACCTATGACAACAGCCGTTCGGCTATCGGCGGCAGTCTGGGAACGATGTTCTTTCTGTTTATCGGGATCGGGATATTCATGATCCTGCTGGTGCAGGCCCGCTCATCGTTTGCCCTGCAACTGCAGAGCTTCCTGGTGTTTATCGTCGTGGGAAGTGCCGCCCTGCATTCGGCTCTGACACATCGGAACCCGTCGCGGGCTCTGGCGATTTCCGCCTGGCTGCTTCCCTTCCTGACCTTTTATGCTATTACTTCGTTTTTACTGGGAGGCACACTGGGTGTGCTGGTGACGATTCTGTTTGCCTACGGTCTGCCCGTGCTTTCCATGTATATTCCCGCAGTATCTGAGTTCGATGTTGCCCTGGGAAAAACTACTTACGATAAAGGATAG
- a CDS encoding Hsp70 family protein, with product MKFVEGQTVGIDLGTTYSAIAQLDKDGNPISLKNTDGRSITPSVVLLGEEGRVVVGPSFERTAIEDDPSRIIEAVKRHMGDDHFYVVYQEKKLTAEFLSALILKKMKQDAEKDIGSITNAVITVPYYFNDVRRKATQDAGRIAGLNVIDIINEPTAATLAYAWKRNELGNPDAMPDGERTILVYDLGGGTFDVTIVRYSPTQFRVLATDGDVMLGGLDWSQRIVDHVAEQFKKKFGSDPREDPVTMRTCVQECEDAKRELSQKAQAPVSIYHKGNTLTVALTRGDFERMTADLLQRTRDTTELVMQQAGVEKGELDDVVLVGGSTLMPVVEEMLKTVCGREPSRSMNPEEAVAQGAAIHAAILEARATGGESRMAQAVNKRLRNVSTADVNSHSLGVKITDPNDRTRKINHIMIKRNTEIPASVSQKFVTTSDNQQRIHVIILEGEASDPDACTTIGDFRILNLPPNLPKGSPVEVTYRYDANGRIHASARELTGNNESATEIVRDSGLDSEGIDRFEVLARDYVVE from the coding sequence ATGAAGTTTGTTGAAGGCCAGACTGTTGGCATCGACCTCGGAACCACATATTCCGCCATCGCCCAACTCGACAAAGACGGGAATCCCATTTCCCTGAAAAACACGGATGGCCGCTCGATTACACCTTCGGTAGTTCTGCTGGGAGAAGAGGGACGCGTCGTCGTCGGCCCCTCGTTCGAACGGACGGCGATCGAAGACGATCCCTCCCGCATCATCGAAGCAGTCAAACGCCATATGGGCGACGATCACTTTTACGTCGTCTATCAGGAAAAGAAGCTGACCGCGGAATTCCTGTCAGCGTTGATCCTGAAGAAAATGAAACAGGATGCGGAAAAAGACATCGGTTCGATCACCAATGCTGTCATCACCGTGCCCTACTACTTCAATGACGTTCGTCGTAAAGCCACCCAGGACGCCGGCCGGATTGCCGGGCTGAACGTGATTGACATCATCAACGAACCAACGGCAGCCACCCTGGCCTATGCCTGGAAACGGAACGAGCTGGGTAATCCTGATGCCATGCCTGACGGCGAACGCACCATTCTGGTTTACGACCTCGGGGGTGGTACATTCGACGTCACAATCGTCCGCTATTCGCCTACGCAGTTCCGCGTACTGGCAACCGACGGGGACGTGATGCTCGGTGGTCTGGACTGGAGTCAGCGAATCGTGGACCATGTCGCGGAACAGTTCAAGAAAAAGTTCGGCAGCGACCCGCGCGAAGATCCCGTCACCATGCGGACCTGCGTGCAGGAGTGTGAAGACGCCAAGCGGGAACTGAGTCAGAAAGCCCAGGCCCCGGTATCGATTTATCACAAAGGGAACACACTGACGGTCGCGTTGACCCGAGGCGATTTCGAGCGCATGACCGCCGACCTCCTGCAGCGTACCCGTGACACCACCGAGCTGGTTATGCAGCAGGCAGGCGTCGAAAAAGGGGAACTGGACGACGTCGTGCTGGTAGGTGGTTCAACCCTGATGCCCGTTGTCGAGGAGATGCTGAAGACCGTCTGTGGTCGCGAGCCATCCCGCAGCATGAACCCGGAAGAAGCCGTTGCCCAGGGAGCCGCGATCCATGCGGCAATTCTGGAAGCCCGCGCTACCGGCGGTGAAAGCCGCATGGCCCAGGCAGTTAACAAGCGTCTGCGTAACGTCAGCACCGCTGATGTGAACTCGCACTCGCTGGGTGTGAAGATCACCGATCCCAACGACCGGACTCGGAAGATCAATCACATCATGATCAAACGCAATACCGAAATCCCTGCCAGTGTCAGCCAGAAGTTTGTTACAACTTCAGACAACCAGCAACGGATTCACGTGATTATTCTGGAAGGGGAAGCCAGTGATCCGGATGCCTGCACCACAATCGGTGACTTCCGCATCCTGAATCTGCCTCCCAACCTTCCGAAAGGTTCTCCGGTAGAAGTCACCTACCGGTATGATGCTAACGGCCGAATTCATGCGTCTGCCCGCGAACTGACCGGGAACAACGAATCGGCAACGGAAATTGTCCGCGATTCCGGTCTGGATTCTGAAGGCATTGACCGCTTCGAAGTTCTGGCCAGAGACTACGTGGTCGAGTAA
- a CDS encoding phospho-sugar mutase translates to MNQPSPSITSEQALDLAQNAVSEKQLSESAFKNLKRWVTEPQYASYQPALLQLIEDKAFEDLDTYFWEVIPFGTGGRRGLMSELGSATINERTIAESAHGLAAYYKKFSGQETGKAAIAHDSRINSSKFARIAASVLAAHGLTVYFFKTSRSTPELSFAVRQLGCDVGAMITASHNPPSDNGFKAYWSTGGQVLPPHDQGIIDEVYQATEIPVVDFDTAMEQGTIQLIDEDVAGEYRKCVAEHSHSSARELKGLFTPLHGVGETSVFQVLQHVGFKGIERFEPQCEQNGNFPNVPDQLPNPERDEVYQPAIEQAAQTGAEIILASDPDADRLGVCVKNDAGQFVHLTGNQVGALLADYVLRKQKENGSLTSEHYVVETIVTTPLIAAITRSAGARIINNLLVGFKYIAETMDAEGPDKFVFGTEESLGYLAGTYCRDKDAAIGALWACELAAELKSEGKTLLNRLDELYVEHGFHLEGQVSKTCKGSQGNEQIRQLMKAFRSTPPQKMGQLTFTLVRDYADLEIRSLPENTTAETFSKPKGNVLMFEARAEGSPLTVQLGVRPSGTEPKIKFYYFAQAEVSEAGQLAETKASALATIEEFKQSLMDWIDQTLQTS, encoded by the coding sequence ATGAACCAGCCGTCTCCTTCCATCACTTCCGAGCAGGCACTCGATCTGGCTCAGAACGCTGTCTCGGAAAAACAGCTTTCCGAATCCGCTTTCAAAAATCTCAAACGCTGGGTTACTGAACCTCAGTATGCCAGCTATCAGCCGGCACTGCTCCAGCTGATTGAAGACAAAGCCTTTGAAGATCTCGATACCTACTTCTGGGAAGTGATCCCGTTTGGAACCGGCGGACGTCGGGGGCTGATGAGTGAGCTGGGTTCAGCGACGATCAACGAGCGGACGATTGCCGAGTCGGCGCATGGACTCGCCGCGTATTACAAGAAATTCTCGGGACAGGAAACAGGTAAGGCCGCGATTGCTCATGACTCGCGTATCAATTCCTCGAAATTCGCCCGCATTGCAGCCAGTGTGCTGGCCGCCCATGGTCTGACGGTTTACTTCTTCAAGACATCCCGTTCCACGCCGGAACTCTCTTTTGCGGTTCGTCAGCTGGGCTGTGACGTCGGGGCCATGATCACCGCCTCGCACAATCCCCCCTCGGACAATGGGTTCAAAGCCTACTGGTCCACAGGTGGGCAGGTTCTGCCGCCACACGACCAGGGAATTATCGATGAAGTCTACCAGGCGACCGAAATTCCTGTTGTCGATTTCGACACCGCGATGGAACAGGGAACAATTCAACTGATCGACGAGGACGTTGCCGGCGAGTATCGCAAGTGTGTCGCCGAGCACAGTCATTCGAGTGCCCGGGAACTGAAAGGACTTTTCACACCTCTGCACGGTGTAGGCGAAACCTCTGTCTTTCAGGTTCTGCAGCACGTTGGCTTCAAAGGCATTGAGCGGTTCGAACCGCAATGCGAACAGAACGGCAACTTTCCGAATGTACCTGACCAGCTGCCTAACCCGGAACGGGATGAAGTCTATCAGCCGGCCATTGAGCAGGCAGCGCAGACCGGAGCCGAGATCATTCTGGCCAGTGATCCGGATGCGGATCGACTGGGAGTCTGCGTCAAAAACGATGCTGGCCAATTCGTGCATCTGACCGGTAATCAAGTCGGGGCACTGCTCGCCGATTATGTGTTACGCAAACAAAAAGAGAACGGCAGCCTGACCTCCGAGCATTATGTTGTGGAGACAATTGTCACCACGCCGCTGATTGCTGCGATCACACGGAGCGCTGGTGCACGGATCATTAACAATCTGCTGGTCGGCTTCAAATACATTGCCGAGACAATGGATGCGGAAGGGCCGGACAAATTCGTGTTCGGTACGGAAGAATCGCTGGGTTACCTGGCGGGAACGTACTGTCGTGACAAAGACGCCGCCATTGGTGCCCTCTGGGCCTGTGAACTGGCGGCAGAATTGAAGAGTGAGGGGAAAACCCTGCTCAATCGCCTGGACGAACTCTATGTTGAGCATGGATTTCATCTGGAAGGTCAGGTGTCCAAGACGTGTAAGGGGTCACAAGGCAACGAGCAGATCAGACAGCTGATGAAGGCGTTTCGCAGCACGCCCCCACAGAAAATGGGGCAGCTGACGTTTACTCTGGTCCGGGATTACGCGGATCTCGAAATTCGTTCATTACCCGAAAATACCACTGCTGAGACCTTTTCTAAACCCAAAGGAAATGTTCTGATGTTTGAAGCGCGGGCCGAAGGCTCGCCGCTGACAGTTCAGCTGGGTGTGCGTCCGTCAGGTACAGAACCGAAGATCAAGTTCTACTATTTTGCCCAGGCGGAGGTTTCTGAAGCCGGTCAGCTTGCGGAAACCAAAGCCTCCGCACTGGCAACCATTGAAGAATTCAAGCAGTCACTCATGGACTGGATTGATCAGACATTACAAACCAGCTGA